One window of Ferrimicrobium sp. genomic DNA carries:
- a CDS encoding leucyl aminopeptidase translates to MSLKTSVSIAQKASAGAVDVRIVEGEHTTRMQPTVVDGALQYHFGVVAEATAEQLRALGAAVVDEASRAHFPEVALTLPALNETQIEELTIGMLLAGYRFDTYRTREDTESSVCTQVVVLGHEAEGAAVERASVIAEAVALARDLVNEPPSRLTPTAFARMASDVAARSGLEIRVWDEQTCEEERLGGLLGVARGSVEPPRAIKLTYRPQQTAGKKIGLVGKGITFDSGGLSLKSGEGMMTMKTDMGGAAAVLAAMSTLGALGVSHEVNGYLMMTENMPSGSAQKPGDVLVTRSGRTIEVLNTDAEGRLVLADGLTLALEDGNDEIVDIATLTGACVVALGEEVAGLMGNDELLLDALHTAGEEAVEPNWRLPLPSSYEKLIASEVADMKNIGKRGGGAIAAALLLQRFVPDARWAHLDIAGPSRAETDHGWIRAGATGFGVVTFIRWLQGTHD, encoded by the coding sequence GTGAGTTTAAAGACATCGGTTTCGATTGCGCAAAAGGCAAGTGCTGGTGCTGTCGACGTTCGTATTGTCGAGGGTGAGCACACAACTCGGATGCAGCCAACTGTTGTAGATGGTGCACTGCAGTATCACTTCGGCGTCGTCGCTGAGGCGACCGCCGAACAGCTTCGTGCTCTGGGGGCGGCGGTGGTCGACGAGGCGTCACGCGCTCATTTTCCTGAGGTAGCGCTGACCCTGCCCGCTTTGAACGAGACCCAAATTGAAGAACTTACCATCGGCATGTTGCTGGCTGGGTATCGTTTCGATACCTATCGAACCCGTGAGGATACCGAATCCTCTGTCTGTACTCAGGTTGTCGTGCTTGGCCACGAAGCTGAGGGCGCTGCAGTGGAGCGGGCGTCAGTGATCGCTGAGGCGGTGGCGTTGGCTCGCGATCTAGTGAACGAACCACCATCGCGCTTGACCCCGACAGCGTTTGCACGCATGGCGAGCGATGTTGCGGCTCGCTCTGGCCTTGAGATTCGCGTATGGGACGAGCAGACCTGTGAGGAGGAGCGATTGGGCGGCCTCCTTGGGGTGGCTCGTGGGTCGGTGGAGCCTCCGCGTGCCATCAAACTGACCTATCGCCCTCAGCAGACGGCTGGAAAGAAGATCGGACTCGTAGGGAAGGGCATCACCTTTGACTCAGGGGGCCTCTCACTCAAATCTGGTGAGGGGATGATGACCATGAAGACGGACATGGGTGGCGCCGCCGCGGTGCTCGCCGCGATGTCGACTTTGGGTGCGCTCGGTGTGTCGCATGAGGTCAATGGTTATCTCATGATGACTGAGAATATGCCCTCTGGCAGTGCCCAAAAGCCGGGCGATGTCTTGGTTACGCGTTCGGGACGTACGATTGAAGTTTTGAACACCGATGCAGAGGGACGCCTTGTCTTGGCTGATGGTCTGACACTTGCCCTGGAGGACGGCAACGATGAGATCGTCGATATCGCGACACTCACCGGCGCTTGTGTCGTCGCATTAGGTGAAGAGGTCGCAGGACTGATGGGCAACGACGAGTTGCTTCTCGATGCACTTCATACCGCTGGAGAAGAGGCCGTTGAGCCCAACTGGCGACTGCCTCTCCCTTCGAGCTACGAGAAGTTGATCGCCTCGGAGGTGGCGGATATGAAGAACATTGGCAAGCGCGGTGGTGGTGCCATCGCAGCGGCTCTTCTTCTTCAGCGTTTCGTGCCAGACGCACGGTGGGCACACCTCGATATCGCCGGACCCTCGCGAGCCGAGACCGATCACGGCTGGATACGAGCAGGAGCGACAGGATTTGGTGTAGTGACCTTTATCCGCTGGTTACAGGGTACGCACGACTAG
- a CDS encoding cob(I)yrinic acid a,c-diamide adenosyltransferase, with amino-acid sequence MKIYTKTGDKGTTGLLYGGRVPKNSPQVELNGAVDEAQAHLGLVRAHATGELASICRDLELDLWILMAEVATQASKRDHLKPGTTLVTRDMVTHLEELIDQISLRFQPPKEFVVPGEEVTAAFLDVARTVVRRAERHSVAFVEEAPDSLVQMYLNRLSDLVWTLARWSEGVSLTARGAQNA; translated from the coding sequence GTGAAGATCTACACCAAGACAGGGGACAAAGGAACCACTGGGTTGCTCTATGGCGGGAGGGTCCCGAAAAATTCACCCCAGGTCGAGCTCAATGGTGCAGTTGATGAAGCTCAGGCCCATCTCGGTCTTGTTCGGGCCCATGCCACCGGGGAACTCGCGTCAATCTGCCGGGACCTCGAACTCGATCTTTGGATACTGATGGCGGAGGTAGCGACTCAGGCTAGCAAACGCGATCATCTCAAACCGGGTACAACACTGGTGACTCGTGACATGGTGACACACTTAGAGGAACTCATTGACCAGATTTCTCTGCGTTTTCAACCACCAAAGGAGTTTGTCGTCCCGGGTGAGGAGGTGACTGCGGCGTTTTTGGATGTTGCACGCACGGTTGTCCGTCGGGCAGAACGACACAGCGTCGCCTTCGTTGAGGAGGCTCCAGACTCTCTGGTGCAGATGTACCTGAACAGGCTCTCTGATCTTGTCTGGACGTTGGCTCGATGGAGTGAGGGCGTGTCGCTGACCGCGCGAGGAGCTCAGAACGCCTAG